Proteins from a single region of Catenulispora acidiphila DSM 44928:
- a CDS encoding Lrp/AsnC family transcriptional regulator yields the protein MDAVDRALIDALRTNGRMSYAELGRLVSLSGPSVTDRINRLESNGVITGYRAMVAPEQLGLNVTAMIGILLSDSAELDDVAWRLRDVPEIEDCFFVAGEESFLLKVRAGHPEDLERIIGRLTRIRGVARTRTTVALSTKWEDRPMPLAELEEEDAK from the coding sequence ATGGACGCGGTGGACCGCGCCTTGATCGACGCGCTGCGGACGAACGGCCGCATGTCGTACGCCGAGCTGGGCCGCCTGGTCAGTCTGTCCGGGCCGTCGGTGACCGACCGGATCAACCGGCTGGAGAGCAACGGCGTCATCACCGGCTACCGGGCGATGGTCGCGCCCGAGCAGCTCGGGCTGAACGTGACGGCGATGATCGGCATCCTGCTGTCGGACTCCGCCGAGCTGGACGACGTGGCCTGGCGGCTGCGCGACGTGCCGGAGATCGAGGACTGCTTCTTCGTCGCCGGCGAGGAGTCCTTCCTGCTGAAGGTGCGCGCCGGGCATCCGGAGGACCTGGAGCGGATCATCGGGCGCCTGACCCGGATCCGCGGCGTGGCCCGGACCCGGACCACGGTCGCGCTGTCGACCAAGTGGGAGGACCGGCCGATGCCGCTGGCCGAGCTGGAGGAAGAGGACGCGAAGTAG
- a CDS encoding DUF3291 domain-containing protein, whose product MDTPDALLGPFEGFHLAQVNIGRLVAPLGDPAIEDFTKNLSRVNDQGRDMPGFVWLLEGSDPEMGATDIAWPGDPEMFVNLTVWDSVGALRAFAFSGEHRTLLARRKEFFHKLPEAAATMWWVPAGTVPTVQEAHDRLAHFREHGPTPHAFFFQRLFAPEG is encoded by the coding sequence ATGGACACTCCCGACGCTCTTCTGGGCCCTTTCGAGGGCTTCCACCTGGCACAGGTGAACATCGGCCGGCTCGTCGCGCCGCTGGGCGACCCGGCGATCGAGGACTTCACCAAGAACCTGTCGCGCGTCAACGACCAGGGCCGGGACATGCCCGGCTTCGTCTGGCTGCTGGAGGGCAGCGACCCCGAGATGGGCGCCACCGACATCGCCTGGCCCGGCGATCCCGAGATGTTCGTCAACCTGACCGTCTGGGACTCCGTGGGCGCCTTGCGCGCCTTCGCCTTCTCCGGCGAGCACCGCACGCTGCTGGCGCGCCGCAAGGAGTTCTTCCACAAGCTGCCCGAGGCCGCCGCCACGATGTGGTGGGTCCCGGCGGGCACGGTCCCGACGGTCCAGGAGGCGCACGACCGGCTGGCGCACTTCCGCGAGCACGGGCCCACGCCGCACGCCTTCTTCTTCCAGCGGCTGTTCGCGCCGGAGGGCTGA
- a CDS encoding UbiX family flavin prenyltransferase, producing the protein MQTDNRSVTTSRTPWIVGVSGASGTPYAAATIRALLDAGEDVDLVVSRAARLTILDETGVSFRDGHWREDLAAWLGWAPEDPRLDAVRYWPAGDFAAGPSSGSYPARGMVVVPASTAAVAGIALGLSKDLLQRAADVTLKERRPLVVCVRETPLNRGTLRHMVELDEAGAVVLPAAPGFYAGLKDVQQLVDFVAGKILDVIGVPHTLFQRWRGDLGSAR; encoded by the coding sequence ATGCAGACGGACAATAGATCGGTGACCACCTCCCGCACCCCCTGGATCGTCGGCGTGTCCGGCGCCTCCGGCACGCCGTACGCCGCCGCGACCATACGCGCGCTCCTCGATGCCGGCGAGGACGTCGACCTGGTCGTGAGCCGGGCGGCGCGGCTGACGATCCTGGACGAGACCGGGGTGTCGTTCCGGGACGGGCACTGGCGCGAGGACCTGGCCGCGTGGCTCGGGTGGGCGCCGGAGGATCCGCGGCTGGACGCCGTGCGGTACTGGCCGGCCGGGGACTTCGCCGCCGGGCCGTCCTCCGGGAGCTATCCGGCGCGGGGGATGGTGGTCGTGCCGGCGTCCACGGCGGCGGTCGCGGGGATCGCGCTGGGGCTGTCGAAGGACCTGCTGCAGCGCGCCGCCGACGTGACGCTCAAGGAGCGGCGGCCGCTGGTGGTCTGTGTGCGGGAGACGCCGCTGAACCGCGGCACGCTGCGGCACATGGTCGAGCTGGACGAGGCCGGAGCCGTGGTGCTGCCGGCGGCGCCGGGGTTCTACGCCGGGCTGAAGGACGTGCAGCAGCTGGTGGACTTCGTCGCGGGCAAGATCCTGGACGTGATCGGCGTGCCGCACACGCTCTTCCAGCGCTGGCGCGGCGACTTGGGTTCAGCACGCTGA
- the mqnP gene encoding menaquinone biosynthesis prenyltransferase MqnP has product MSTAPVEPTGTTREVNAAPETARGVAGGTRAFLRLVLIEHSVFALPFAYISALWAMFETSGHVNWAKLALITVAMVGARTFAMAMNRIIDREIDARNPRTQMRELVTGAVSVKTAYLGSLAALVVFLAAAASLNRLSLFLAPVAVVPLVLYPYGKRFTNYPHAILGIAQAIGPMGAWIGVTGHWSWQATLLGLAVGFWIGGFDLIFACQDVAADRVIGVKSVPARFGIAASLRASIVTHVITLALLVWFGVVAHGGALWWIGVAVVAGAFWYEHSLVKPTDLSKVNRAFFTTNGFVGISLFCFALLDLIVRGLGA; this is encoded by the coding sequence ATGTCCACGGCTCCTGTGGAACCCACCGGCACCACCCGCGAGGTCAACGCGGCTCCCGAGACCGCGCGGGGCGTGGCCGGCGGGACCCGGGCGTTCCTGCGCCTGGTCCTGATCGAGCACTCGGTGTTCGCCCTGCCCTTCGCCTACATCAGCGCGCTGTGGGCGATGTTCGAGACCAGCGGCCACGTGAACTGGGCCAAGCTGGCGCTGATCACCGTCGCCATGGTCGGCGCCCGCACCTTCGCGATGGCGATGAACCGCATCATCGACCGCGAGATCGACGCCCGGAACCCGCGCACGCAGATGCGCGAGCTGGTCACCGGCGCGGTCTCGGTGAAGACCGCCTACCTCGGCTCCCTCGCCGCGCTGGTCGTGTTCCTGGCCGCCGCGGCGTCCCTGAACCGGCTCTCGCTGTTCCTGGCGCCGGTCGCCGTGGTCCCGCTGGTCCTGTACCCCTACGGCAAGCGCTTCACGAATTACCCGCACGCCATCCTCGGCATCGCGCAGGCGATCGGCCCGATGGGCGCCTGGATCGGCGTGACGGGCCACTGGTCGTGGCAGGCGACGCTGCTGGGCCTGGCGGTCGGCTTCTGGATCGGCGGCTTCGACCTGATCTTCGCCTGCCAGGACGTCGCCGCCGACCGCGTGATCGGCGTGAAGTCGGTCCCGGCCCGCTTCGGCATCGCCGCCTCCCTGCGCGCCTCCATCGTCACGCACGTCATCACCCTCGCCCTGCTGGTCTGGTTCGGCGTGGTGGCGCACGGCGGCGCCCTGTGGTGGATCGGCGTCGCGGTGGTCGCCGGCGCCTTCTGGTACGAGCACTCCCTGGTCAAGCCCACCGACCTGTCGAAGGTGAACCGGGCGTTCTTCACCACGAACGGCTTCGTGGGGATCTCGCTGTTCTGCTTCGCGCTGCTGGACCTGATCGTGCGCGGGTTGGGCGCCTGA
- a CDS encoding menaquinone biosynthesis decarboxylase — translation MAYDDLRSFLKALERRGQLKRVRAEVDPHLEVGEITDRVQKADREDSHAGPVKNVALLFENVRGAHTPDGTPIPLAMNVFGTEERLCLALGLKNLDEIGDRIGDLLKPELPHGVSGLRDALGKAAQLKSVPPKHVKKAPVQEIVLTGDDVDLDLLPALHTWPEDGGSFFNLGLTHTKHPETGARNLGLYRLQRQDKRTISMHWQIHKDSTNHYAVAQRRGERLPVAVAFGCPPAVTYAATAPLPSDIDEYLFAGFVQGKRVELVDCKTVPLQVPANAEVVLEGWLEPGVTLPEGPFGDHTGFYTPVEPFPALTVTAVTMRAEPMLQSIVVGRPPTEDGPLGRATERFFLPLLKIIIPDLFDYALPEAGGFHNCAIVSIDKRYPKHAQKVMHAIWGAHLMSLTKLIIVVDSDCDVHDFAEVAWRAFGNVDYSRDLTVVEGVVDHLDHASYQQFYGGKAGIDATRKLPEEGYHRGWPEMITSDPMTAAKVDRRWKEYGL, via the coding sequence ATGGCCTACGACGATCTGCGCTCCTTCTTGAAGGCCCTCGAACGGCGGGGGCAGCTCAAGCGCGTCCGCGCCGAGGTGGACCCGCACCTGGAGGTCGGGGAGATCACCGACCGCGTGCAGAAGGCGGACCGCGAGGACTCCCACGCCGGGCCCGTGAAGAACGTGGCGCTGCTGTTCGAGAACGTCCGCGGCGCGCACACCCCCGACGGCACGCCGATCCCGCTGGCCATGAACGTCTTCGGCACCGAGGAGCGGCTCTGCCTGGCGCTGGGCCTGAAGAACCTGGACGAGATCGGCGACCGGATCGGCGACCTGCTCAAGCCGGAGCTGCCGCACGGCGTCTCGGGTCTGCGCGACGCGCTGGGCAAGGCCGCGCAGCTGAAGTCCGTGCCGCCCAAGCACGTGAAGAAGGCGCCGGTGCAGGAGATCGTCCTGACCGGCGACGACGTGGACCTGGACCTGCTGCCGGCGCTGCACACCTGGCCGGAGGACGGCGGCTCGTTCTTCAACCTGGGCCTGACCCACACCAAGCACCCGGAGACCGGCGCCCGGAACCTGGGCCTGTACCGGCTCCAGCGCCAGGACAAGCGCACCATCTCCATGCACTGGCAGATCCACAAGGACTCCACCAACCACTACGCCGTCGCCCAGCGCCGCGGCGAGCGGCTGCCGGTCGCCGTGGCGTTCGGCTGCCCGCCGGCGGTCACCTACGCCGCCACCGCGCCGCTGCCCTCGGACATCGACGAGTACTTGTTCGCCGGCTTCGTGCAGGGCAAGCGGGTCGAGCTGGTGGACTGCAAGACGGTGCCGCTGCAGGTGCCGGCGAACGCCGAGGTGGTGCTGGAGGGCTGGCTGGAGCCCGGCGTGACGCTGCCGGAGGGACCGTTCGGCGACCACACCGGCTTCTACACGCCGGTCGAGCCCTTCCCGGCGCTGACCGTGACCGCCGTGACGATGCGCGCCGAGCCGATGCTCCAGTCGATCGTGGTGGGCCGGCCGCCGACCGAGGACGGTCCGCTGGGCCGGGCCACCGAGCGCTTCTTCCTGCCGCTGCTGAAGATCATCATCCCCGACCTGTTCGACTACGCGCTCCCGGAGGCCGGCGGCTTCCACAACTGCGCGATCGTCTCGATCGACAAGCGCTACCCCAAGCACGCGCAGAAGGTGATGCACGCGATCTGGGGCGCGCACCTGATGTCGCTGACGAAGCTGATCATCGTCGTGGACAGCGACTGCGACGTGCACGACTTCGCCGAGGTGGCCTGGCGCGCGTTCGGCAACGTGGACTACTCCCGCGACCTGACCGTGGTCGAGGGTGTGGTGGATCATCTGGACCACGCCTCCTACCAGCAGTTCTACGGTGGAAAGGCGGGGATCGACGCGACTCGTAAGCTGCCGGAGGAGGGCTATCACCGCGGCTGGCCGGAGATGATCACCTCCGACCCGATGACCGCGGCGAAAGTCGACCGCCGCTGGAAGGAATACGGCCTCTGA
- a CDS encoding PLDc N-terminal domain-containing protein, which produces MLRFVIQWLVPIALAIFAWVDCLLTPRPWVRFLPKPVWAVLIAVPYVGALLWIFSGRTAQPRDPRRRATDSHPGLLSSIGRGGAHQARPRIVDTPGRRTRGGSAPSTWTVAPDDDPEFLRQLGEQLKKDRPEN; this is translated from the coding sequence TTGCTCCGTTTCGTGATCCAGTGGCTGGTGCCGATCGCACTGGCGATCTTCGCCTGGGTCGACTGCCTGCTCACTCCCCGGCCGTGGGTCCGGTTCCTGCCCAAGCCCGTGTGGGCCGTGCTGATCGCGGTGCCGTATGTCGGCGCCCTGCTGTGGATCTTCTCCGGCCGGACGGCGCAGCCCCGCGATCCCCGGCGCCGGGCCACGGACTCCCACCCCGGACTGCTCAGCTCGATCGGCCGCGGCGGGGCGCACCAAGCGCGGCCGCGGATCGTGGACACCCCGGGGCGCCGGACGCGCGGCGGGTCGGCTCCCAGCACATGGACGGTCGCGCCGGACGATGATCCGGAGTTCCTGCGGCAGCTCGGCGAGCAGTTGAAGAAGGACCGCCCGGAGAACTGA
- a CDS encoding glycoside hydrolase family 75 protein: protein MSSSRKRLAVAAAAAIAIATQLAITHTAQAATAHPAAKAGSAAAPAAAAADYTAAQVLAGVQKNSTSSTQVNSKPHINTMTRSMNVNVYQPAPGVYSYTSSMAIDDDGSDPDPDPDHQGETTFQDSNGAQLAAHHVPFFVLGDDCWDKKTPCPHFFYKEHGMSGRQFALMFYKGKVIGSIFGDTQTGNSQTTSDNDSRELGEASVKAASLLGIPSSGTTGGVDNGVTVVMFSGPSWVVNGSNANLSNNAQALVQKALNTLGAAMDGGGTTPPPPTGTLFEAETGSMSSGGTFDSNHTGFTGSGFANPANAAGSYLDIPVTADSAGTKTLTFRYSDGTSSARPATISVNGTSHGTLNFPVTSDWNTWSTATISVPLTAGANTIRVTGTVADGPANIDSVTVS, encoded by the coding sequence ATGTCCTCGAGCCGTAAGCGCCTCGCCGTGGCAGCCGCCGCGGCGATCGCGATCGCCACCCAGCTCGCCATCACGCACACCGCCCAAGCGGCCACGGCGCACCCCGCCGCCAAGGCCGGCTCGGCGGCGGCGCCGGCCGCCGCCGCGGCCGACTACACCGCCGCCCAGGTTCTGGCCGGCGTGCAGAAGAACTCCACGTCCTCGACCCAGGTCAACAGCAAGCCCCACATCAACACCATGACGCGGTCGATGAACGTGAACGTGTACCAGCCCGCTCCGGGCGTGTACTCCTACACCTCCAGCATGGCCATCGACGACGACGGCAGCGACCCGGACCCGGATCCCGACCACCAGGGCGAGACCACCTTCCAGGACAGCAACGGGGCGCAGCTGGCCGCGCACCACGTGCCGTTCTTCGTCCTGGGCGACGACTGCTGGGACAAGAAGACGCCGTGCCCGCACTTCTTCTACAAGGAACACGGCATGTCCGGCCGTCAGTTCGCGCTGATGTTCTACAAGGGCAAGGTCATCGGCTCGATCTTCGGTGACACCCAGACCGGGAACAGCCAGACCACCTCGGACAACGACTCGCGCGAGCTCGGCGAGGCGTCCGTGAAGGCCGCCTCCCTGCTCGGCATCCCGAGCAGCGGCACCACCGGCGGCGTGGACAACGGCGTGACCGTGGTCATGTTCTCCGGCCCGTCCTGGGTCGTGAACGGCAGCAACGCCAACCTGAGCAACAACGCCCAGGCCCTGGTGCAGAAGGCGCTGAACACCCTCGGCGCGGCCATGGACGGGGGCGGCACGACCCCGCCGCCGCCGACCGGCACGCTCTTCGAGGCCGAGACCGGCTCGATGTCCTCCGGCGGCACATTCGACTCCAACCACACCGGCTTCACCGGCTCCGGGTTCGCCAACCCGGCCAACGCGGCCGGCTCCTACCTGGACATCCCGGTCACCGCGGACTCCGCGGGCACCAAGACCCTGACGTTCCGGTACTCGGACGGCACCAGCTCGGCGCGCCCGGCGACCATCTCGGTCAACGGCACCTCGCACGGCACGCTGAACTTCCCGGTCACCTCGGACTGGAACACCTGGTCCACCGCGACCATCTCGGTGCCCCTGACCGCCGGCGCCAACACCATCCGGGTCACCGGCACGGTCGCGGACGGCCCGGCCAACATCGACTCGGTGACCGTCTCCTAG
- a CDS encoding DUF4230 domain-containing protein: MAAKDEPVQEGSKNETRIIVDTKRGGWRSSLLRWGGGAVVVVVILGFLGSLTNLIHFGNPFGETTTVRSGPVLLKSITELKRFEAASGEFQVVTEVQNSSWLPSFLAGSDTFFLGDGTVGVFVDFSNLDANHVKVSPDRLSATITLPKPVLDPTALDVHKSYIIGQQEGLFDRLFSSDPNKVQPLLVEATKQIDGAAAKSNLVSIGEKDTTQMLQGLLHSLGFTGTITVTYQ, encoded by the coding sequence GTGGCGGCTAAGGACGAGCCTGTTCAGGAAGGCTCCAAGAACGAGACGCGCATCATCGTCGACACCAAGCGCGGCGGGTGGCGCTCAAGCCTTTTACGCTGGGGCGGAGGCGCCGTCGTCGTCGTGGTGATCCTGGGCTTCCTGGGATCGCTGACCAACCTGATCCATTTCGGCAACCCGTTCGGCGAAACCACCACCGTACGCAGCGGACCAGTGCTTTTGAAGTCCATCACGGAGCTCAAGCGCTTCGAGGCGGCCAGCGGTGAGTTCCAGGTCGTGACCGAGGTCCAGAACTCCTCCTGGCTGCCCTCGTTCCTGGCGGGCAGCGACACGTTCTTCCTCGGCGACGGCACCGTCGGCGTCTTCGTGGACTTCAGCAATCTGGACGCCAATCACGTGAAGGTGTCCCCCGATCGGTTGTCGGCGACCATCACCCTCCCCAAGCCGGTCCTCGACCCGACCGCGCTGGACGTCCACAAGTCCTACATCATCGGCCAGCAGGAGGGCCTGTTCGACCGCCTCTTCAGCAGCGACCCCAACAAAGTCCAGCCGCTGCTGGTGGAAGCGACCAAGCAGATCGACGGCGCGGCCGCGAAGAGCAACCTGGTCTCCATCGGCGAGAAGGACACCACGCAGATGCTGCAAGGCTTGCTGCACTCGCTGGGCTTCACCGGCACGATCACGGTGACCTACCAGTAG
- the ccsB gene encoding c-type cytochrome biogenesis protein CcsB has protein sequence MFVYLIAFFAYTAEWVFGRASSFVVEKAAKVPAQAAVLVAAGGEGRVRDGLDDLDGLDDSDGFDDLDDLDDRRDAEEPTPPIDGGDVRAITAGGIAVSTTVLGFALHVVGVVCRGLAAHRVPWGNLYEFTIAGSAVAMALYVGLLFRKNARWLGVFVTGVIVAILGVAMEVLYKDAEQLVPALHSPWLVVHVAAAVLCSGMFTVATLATVLYLLKSHYETKAKLGTANPNSMWRRVPSAMKLDLTAYRILAFTFPIWTFTVIAGSIWAERAWGRYWGWDPTETWAFITWVVYAAYLHARATRGWKGRGAGIIALIGYGCFIFNYFVVSIFVNGLHSYAGVK, from the coding sequence TTCGTGGTGGAGAAGGCCGCGAAGGTCCCGGCGCAGGCCGCGGTCCTGGTCGCGGCCGGCGGCGAGGGCCGGGTCCGCGACGGCCTGGACGACCTCGACGGCCTGGATGATTCGGACGGGTTCGACGATCTCGACGACCTCGACGACCGCCGGGACGCCGAGGAGCCGACCCCGCCGATCGACGGCGGCGACGTGCGCGCCATCACCGCCGGCGGCATCGCGGTCAGCACCACGGTGCTCGGCTTCGCGCTGCACGTGGTCGGCGTGGTCTGCCGCGGCCTGGCCGCGCACCGCGTGCCGTGGGGCAACCTGTACGAGTTCACCATCGCCGGCTCGGCCGTCGCGATGGCGCTCTACGTCGGCCTGCTGTTCCGCAAGAACGCGCGCTGGCTCGGGGTCTTCGTCACCGGCGTGATCGTCGCGATCCTCGGCGTGGCCATGGAGGTCCTGTACAAGGACGCCGAGCAATTGGTCCCCGCCCTGCACTCGCCCTGGCTCGTGGTCCACGTCGCCGCCGCGGTCCTGTGCTCGGGCATGTTCACCGTCGCCACCCTCGCCACGGTCCTGTACCTGCTCAAGTCGCACTACGAGACCAAGGCCAAGCTCGGCACGGCGAACCCCAACTCGATGTGGCGCCGGGTCCCCTCGGCGATGAAGCTGGACCTCACCGCCTACCGCATCCTGGCCTTCACCTTCCCGATCTGGACCTTCACCGTCATCGCCGGCTCCATCTGGGCCGAGCGGGCCTGGGGCCGTTACTGGGGCTGGGACCCGACCGAGACCTGGGCCTTCATCACCTGGGTCGTCTACGCCGCCTACCTCCACGCCCGCGCGACCCGCGGCTGGAAGGGCCGCGGCGCCGGCATCATCGCCCTGATCGGCTACGGCTGCTTCATCTTCAACTACTTCGTGGTCTCGATCTTCGTGAACGGCCTGCACTCCTACGCCGGAGTGAAGTAG